The following are encoded together in the Bradyrhizobium genosp. L genome:
- a CDS encoding acetamidase/formamidase family protein, whose amino-acid sequence MSEDWLSSSIMAKRAVAKGATGATHSLTIEQQGGFHYVYGPYAKPTLSIDPGDVIVVETEDAFGGVLTSEKDSPTAKLNFPFLNPQCGPIAVAGARKGDCLAVHIRDVETRGAQPAGTTCIIPEFGGLVGTASTALLNPPLPERVKKLHVDRNGVRWSDKITLPYEPFIGTIGVSPEIEAISSLQPDYHGGNMDLPDVAPGSVIYFPVHAEGGLLYVGDCHATQGDGELSGVAMEQRATVTLQIDLIKNWSFAWPRLETRDFIMTIGSARPLEDAARIAYRELVRWMSADYGFDEIDAYMLLSQAGRMRLGNMVDPKYTMGASILKNYLKA is encoded by the coding sequence ATGTCCGAGGATTGGTTGAGCAGTTCCATCATGGCAAAGCGGGCGGTCGCCAAGGGCGCGACCGGTGCGACCCACAGTCTGACGATCGAGCAGCAGGGTGGCTTCCACTACGTCTACGGACCATACGCGAAGCCGACACTGTCGATCGACCCCGGCGACGTCATTGTCGTCGAAACCGAAGACGCGTTCGGCGGCGTGCTCACGAGCGAGAAAGACAGCCCCACGGCAAAACTGAACTTCCCGTTCCTGAACCCGCAATGCGGGCCGATTGCGGTGGCAGGGGCCAGGAAGGGCGATTGCCTCGCCGTTCATATCCGCGACGTCGAGACGCGCGGCGCGCAGCCGGCCGGCACGACCTGCATCATTCCGGAGTTCGGCGGCCTGGTCGGCACGGCATCGACGGCGTTGCTCAATCCGCCGCTGCCGGAGCGCGTCAAGAAGCTGCATGTCGATCGCAACGGCGTACGCTGGAGCGACAAGATCACGCTGCCCTACGAGCCGTTCATCGGCACGATCGGCGTGTCGCCCGAGATCGAGGCGATCTCCTCGCTGCAGCCCGATTACCACGGCGGCAACATGGATCTGCCCGACGTCGCGCCCGGCTCCGTCATCTATTTCCCGGTACACGCCGAAGGCGGGCTGCTCTATGTCGGCGACTGCCACGCCACCCAGGGCGACGGCGAGCTCTCCGGCGTGGCGATGGAGCAGCGCGCCACGGTAACGCTGCAGATCGATCTGATCAAGAATTGGAGCTTTGCCTGGCCGCGGCTCGAGACCCGCGACTTCATCATGACGATTGGCAGCGCGCGCCCGCTCGAAGACGCCGCCCGCATCGCCTATCGCGAACTGGTGCGCTGGATGAGCGCCGATTACGGCTTCGACGAGATCGACGCCTACATGCTGCTCAGCCAGGCCGGCCGCATGCGGCTCGGCAACATGGTCGACCCCAAATACACGATGGGGGCGTCGATCCTGAAGAACTACCTCAAGGCGTGA